CAGGCACTTTGCAGCCGGTTCGCGATATCGCGGCCGTGGCTCACGCCCGTGGGGCGCTTATGCATACGGATGCGGCACAATCAGCGGGGAAGGTGATACTGGATGTGCACGCGCTGGGTGTCGACTTCCTGACATTGGCGGGGCACAAGTTTTATGCGCCCAAGGGCGTAGGGGCCTTGTATCGGGCGGCCGCTGCACCCCCGCTCGTCCCGATACTGTTTGGTGCCGGGCAGGAAGCAGGGATGCGGCCCGGGACAGAAAATGTGCCGGCTATTGTAGCGCTGGGCAGAGCCGCACAGCTTGCCCAGGATGGGCTTGGGGTGTTTCCTGCCGATCTGACAGTCCTGCGGGACCACCTTTACCGCCTCTTAGACGACCAGATTCCTGGCCTTCAACTGAATGGTCATCCGACCGAGCGATTGCCGAATACCCTGAATGTCTCGTTCCCGAACATCGAAGCCGCGGTATTGCTCGCTGTCGTTGCCTTCGATGTCGCCGCGTCTGTCGGTTCGGCCTGTCATGACAGCGTCACGGGGGCAAGCGCCACACTGAAAGCCATGGGTCTCCCCGAGGAGCGAATGGCCGGCGCCATACGGTTTTCCGTAGGCCTTCACCTAGACAAGGCACAGATCGATTATGCGGCTCGTGCCCTGGTTTCGGCGTGGCGACAGCTAGCAGTGTGAGGCGCGGGCATTTCGCGCTGTCGTCCAGAGGCGTTCTTGCGAGCACCGCTGTTGAGGTTGCCAATAGGGGGCACCAATACGTGCCGCCCCATATAGCCGGCCGCATGGCAGGTCGCCTTGCAGGTGATCTGCAGCCACCTGCCCGGGCCAAGGCCCCCTGTAGCCACACGTCTGCGGAGAGCGCTTCTATGGCCAAGCAATACGCGCATATCCCCGAGCGCTGGGCGCGCTTCATAACGGAACAGAAGATCTTCTTCGTGGCCACCGCCACCTGCGACTCGCGCGTCAACGTCTCGCCCAAGGGCCTAGACAGCTTGCGCATCCTCGACCCCAATCGCGTTGCGTGGTTGAACCTCACGGGGAGCGGCAACGAGTCCGCGGCCCATGTCCAGAGTGACCCGCGCATGACGCTCATGTTCTGCGCCTTTGGCGGCGAGCCCGTTATCCTGCGGCTCTATGGGACCGCGCGCGCCGTCCACCAGGCCGATCCCGCCTGGCCGGTGCTTGCCGCGCTCTTTCCGCCGTTGCCCGGCGCCCGCCAGATCTTCGATGTCGCGATCGCTCTATGGGAC
The DNA window shown above is from Acidiferrobacter sp. SPIII_3 and carries:
- a CDS encoding cysteine desulfurase family protein, producing the protein MTVPVYLDYNATTPIAPEVVAAMRPFLEENFGNPSSSHAYGLRAREAVATARRQVAELVGAHPEEICFTGGATEANNLAIQGVVRALPGRRHLVTSAIEHPSVLAPIKTLEAQGWDVTIVPVDPYGRVPVAAVARAVREDTALVSIMHANNETGTLQPVRDIAAVAHARGALMHTDAAQSAGKVILDVHALGVDFLTLAGHKFYAPKGVGALYRAAAAPPLVPILFGAGQEAGMRPGTENVPAIVALGRAAQLAQDGLGVFPADLTVLRDHLYRLLDDQIPGLQLNGHPTERLPNTLNVSFPNIEAAVLLAVVAFDVAASVGSACHDSVTGASATLKAMGLPEERMAGAIRFSVGLHLDKAQIDYAARALVSAWRQLAV